The following proteins come from a genomic window of Miscanthus floridulus cultivar M001 chromosome 2, ASM1932011v1, whole genome shotgun sequence:
- the LOC136539383 gene encoding cyclin-dependent protein kinase inhibitor SMR1-like, translating to MSASPEFYKPAPPAFSPCSSPLLLHGAGAGAAGAVAEESAAAATMWPQEEEDYRCRTPTSGESQVKPPGTCPPAPAAPALCRKRLFEVEVFSLRLERLFWRPHPAEKKRRRVACPEPKPKKSS from the coding sequence ATGTCTGCGTCGCCGGAGTTCTACAAGCCAGCGCCGCCGGCGTTCTCGCCGTGCAGCTCGCCGCTCCTCCTGCACGGGGCAGGGGCGGGAGCCGCAGGAGCGGTAGCGGAGgagagcgccgccgccgcgaccaTGTGgccgcaggaggaggaggactaccGGTGCCGGACGCCGACGAGCGGGGAGAGCCAGGTGAAGCCGCCGGGGACGTGCCCGCCGGCGCCCGCGGCCCCCGCGCTGTGCCGGAAGCGCCTGTTCGAGGTGGAGGTGTTCAGCCTGCGGCTGGAGCGCCTCTTCTGGCGCCCGCACCCCGCGGAGAAGAAGCGCCGGAGGGTGGCCTGCCCGGAGCCCAAGCCCAAGAAGAGCAGCTAG